The genomic stretch TATTGTTTTTACATTATTCACATCTGCTGCAACCTGATACATTCCATAAGTCGGAGGGATGAGCAATATTTCATCTTCTGCCGGTTCGCAAAATGCACGAATGACAATATCAATTGCCTCATCACTGCCATTACCCAAAAAAATCTGTTCTGGCTTTACATTTTTTATTTTTGCAATTTTTTCTTTCAGCATTTTCTGATGAGGGTCGGGATACCTGTTTACTTTTTTTTCAATGCCAACAGAACCATAAGCATTTTCATTTGCATCAAGAAAAATATCGGCAGTGCCGGAAAATTCATCACGTGCTGATGAATATGGTTTCAACACTTTTATATTAGGGCGAATTATTTTATCGAGATTAAACATTCTTTAGTTTTTTTAAACGTATTGTTACAGCTTCTTTATGAGCTTTCAAACCTTCGGCTTCTGCCATAATTTCAATTGCATTGCCAATATTTTTCAATCCTGCCGGAGTTATTGACTGAAAAGTAATTTTTTTAATAAAGCTATCAAGATTAACTCCACCGAACGATTTGGCATAACCATTTGTTGGTAATACATGGTTTGTCCCCGATGCGTAATCACCGGCTGATTCGGGAGTATAATTTCCAAGAAAAACCGAACCTGCGTTAATTATTTTTTCTGCACTTTTTTCTGAATTGGCAACTGATAAAATCAAATGCTCGGGAGCATACTCGTTTGAGATTGCTATTGCTTCAGAAATATTTTTTACTAAAACTGCCGAACTATTTTCTAATGATTTTTTTGCAAGTTCCTTGCGTGGTAATTTTTCCTTGCATTCAGGCAAAAGAGAGAGCACTTTTTTTATAATATTTTCATCATCACTTATCAACAGCACTTGGCTGTCCGTGCCATGTTCTGCCTGTGAAAGCAAATCATAAACAATAAATTCAGGATTAGCTGATTTATCGGCAATAACAGCAACTTCCGACGGTCCTGCCGGCATATCTATTGCAACGCCATGGGCGTTTACAAGTTGCTTTGCAATTGTTACATATTGGTTTCCGGGACCGAATATTTTATTGACTTTCGGAATTGTTTCCGTTCCATAAGCCATTGCGGCAATTGCCTGTGCTCCTCCTGCTTTATATATTTTTTTAATTCCGATTTCCTTGCATGTGAAAAGTATTGCGGGATTTATGTTTCCGCTTTTATCGGGAGGCGTGCACAAAACTATTTCTTTGCAACCTGCAATTTTTGCAGGAATACCAAGCATGATAACAGTAGAAAAAAGAGGTGCCGAGCCGCCGGGAATATAAATGCCAACCTTTTCAATTGGTACGGGTTTTTGCCAGCAAGATATTCCTTTAGAAGTTTCGATTTTTTTATAAATTATTTTTTGCGATTCGTGAAATTTTGCTACGTTGCTTATTGCTGTTTTTATTGATTTTTTTAATAATGCAGAAATGTTTAATTCATCAGATTTGACTTTGGTTATATCGATAATTGCATTTTCAATAACTGTTTTATCGAACTGGAATGTGTACTTCCTTACTGCTTTATCACCATTGTTTTTAACATCACTAATAATTTTCAGTACGGTTGCCTCAATAGATTTATCGCAAAAATAAGGTCTTTGCAAGATTTTATTCAATATTTCTTTATTCGGATATTTATATATTTTCATTTGCAGTATGAATTTTTGCTTATTACATTTTCACTGCAAAAATAAAACTTTTATGCGGATAATTTAAAATAAAAAAAAGCTGTTGGTTTAAAAACAGCTTTTAAAATTTTCAGCTAAACTTTACTAAACTTTGAAAGTTTAGTAAAGTTGCTAATTATATGTTGGCAGGAACGAATAATTTTTTGAATAAAACAGCATTTGTTTTATGAAATCTTCGGGATAATCAACTTTCACATCAGTTATTTTACCTTTTGCGTCATAAACAGGCGTAAAATAAGGATTAACGAAGCCGCCATAAGGTGCCGCATTTAATTTCTTCCATCGGTTTATTACTTCCTGATGAATTTGTTGGTCTACTTTTACTGCATAAGTTTCAACAAGATTTTTTCCTGCTTCATAATCTCCTTCGGAAATAATACGTTGTATTTCGGCTAATAATTGTCCGAATAAGTTTTGTAATTTTTTATAATCATTGATAACAAAATAAGTTTTACCGTCTTTTACGATTTTTGAAATCACATTATCTTTCAATCCGTTTTCATAACACCATTTTGCTATTAACTGACGATTTCTGTAATGAGCATTTTGTATATTTTTTCCAAGTTCAATTCGTGTTAGTTGTGTCATTAAACCTCTCCGTATATAAAAATTATATTGTGCTTTTGCGCATTCTTCTGACTGGAGTATTCCCAATTCAATTAATTTGGGATCCATGAAGTAATATAAACCAAATAAGTCCGCTCTTGCTTCTTCCAATGAGGAAGAGTAATTTTTAAGCATATCGGGAGTTACTCCGGGTTTTACTTGTCCTGATGCATGTCCAAGACATTCATGCATATCGGTATGAATGTTAATGTTCATTGCATCATACTTTTTTGATAATTCAATTTCTTCGGGTGAATAACAAAATTCCTCAATCATACCATCAGTTGCTTGTGATTGATTATACGCATAAAGAATATTTCCCATAGTAACAGATTTTGAACCTTTAAGCTTTCTTATCCACAAAGAATTTGGTAAATTAATTCCGATAGGTGTATATGGATAACAATCTCCACCTAATGCAGTAACAGTTATTACTTTTGCAGAAACACCTTTAACATTTTTCTTTTTATAAGCAGGATTTGCAGGAGAATGGTCTTCGAACCACTGTGCATTTCTGCTAAATGTTTCAGCTCTTTTTGAAGCACTTATGTCCCGAAACGAAACAACTGATTCAAAACATGCTTTCATTGACATGGGGTCATTATATACCTCAATAAATCCGTTTATTACATCAACTGTTGATAACGTATCTTTTACCCACATTACGTTATACGCATCAAATATTTTCAAATCGCCCGTTTTGTAAAATTGAATGAGAACATCTAAAGTTGCTTTCTGGTCGGCATTTTCGGCAACCTCTGTTGCTTTTTCGAGCCAATAAATTATTTTTTCAATAGCCGAAGAATACATATCGCCCAATTTATAAACTCTTTCAACAACTCTTCCGTTTACTTTAATTAATTTTGAATTCAATCCGTAAGATATAGGATATGTTTCATCAGGATTGATGGTTGCTTTGTAATAATCTTCAACTTCTTTTTGAGTAATGTTTTCATAAAAATTAACCGACGAATTGCTTACCATGTCAAGTTGGGGGTCGCTGCAAACTTTTATTCTTGCTACTGAAGGATCTAAAATTATAGGAGTTAATTTAGCTATTAAATCATCAATTGTTTCATTTTGCTGAAGTGGAAACGTCACGCCTTCGGAGTTTTTTATTAATTCAACAAAATATTCTTTGGAAAATTCGGGCATAATTTTATATGAGTTTGCATGATGATGAATGCCATTTGAAAACTCTATTCTTTTAAAGTATGTAAGAAATTTGTTGAAATTGTCTGTGCTTCTGTCTCCTTTATATCCTTCGTAAATTGCCTCAAGTGTTTTTCTAATGCAGAGATTGTGCTTAAAATTCTGGTCCCATATAATATCTCTTCCGGCTAATGCTGCCTGGTTCAAATAATATACAAGCTCTTTTTGCTTCAAGGTTAAAAGCTCGAAATCGGGTACAGTATATCTCATAACTTTTAAATCGGCAAAATGGTCAACAGTAAAATAATTATAATTTGCTTCAGTACCACTTTGGTTATTTTTTTGTTCTTTTTGTGGGTCGCCCGTAAACCCGAATAAAGCAAATGAAGTTATAAGAACGATTAGAAAAGGATATATATGTTTTTTCATAATTTAATTAAATTAAAAAAATTTAGAAGTGCTTAAATAAATTTTTATTATTGTTAAATAAATAAAAGTGCAAAACTAATAAAAAAAATATAATTCATAATTTTATTTTATCTATTAGGTTTGTAAGTATTATAAATTATTCATATATAAATAATAGACAGAAAAATTATATTAATAGTTGCATGTTTTAATAAAAAAACGAGTATTGGTTTTATTTAATCTCTTTGTTTAATAATTATCAAGTTAATATATTCTACATTTAGTTTAAATTAACTCATATTAAATAAAAAATGCTTTAATATAAAGCATAATTTCTTTTGCATAAAGGTAAAAAAAATGGCACGTATTTTATTAATGCACGTTATTTATTTAATAAATTAATGATAAACTTTAACTTGACTAAATACAAATTCAGAATTTACTTTTATGTATACAAGAACTATACTTCAAGCGGCTAAAATTTAACTTTTGCTGAAATAAAATTGTTAAATTGCTCTTACTTCATCATTCTTACTTATGTTTTTAAAATTTATTGATATTACTTTATTTGTTTTGTTTCTATGAACAGCTCATATTAATTTCATAAGTGCAGTTCATTAATTTCGTTTAGTAAATCAATTAAGGGTTTTAGGTATATTACTTATTCTTGAAAAATTATTAATAAAATTTATTTTTTATAAAAAAAAATTAAATAAATTCGCAAGATAATTTTAAAATAAATAAAAACATTTTTACAATAAAAATACAAAATGGCAAAAGTAAAAGGTAAAATAGTAGTTGACGTTGAAATGTGCAAAGGATGCGAGCTTTGTATTAATACTTGCACTGACAAATGCATTGCGATGTCAAAAAAAGTGAACGCAAAAGGGTACAATTACGCCGAAGTCGTTAATGATATGTGTACCGGTTGCACAAATTGTGCAGTTGTTTGTCCCGATGGTGTTATCACTGTCTATAGAGTTAAATTACAATAGAAAAATAATTTAATAAAATGAAAGAATTAAGATTAATGAAAGGTAATGAAGCGATAGCAGAAGCTGCTATTCGCGCTGGAGCTGATGGTTATTTCGGATATCCTATTACACCGCAATCGGAAGTCATAGAATATCTAATGGCTCAAAAACCTCATGAAAGAACAGGCATGGTTGTTCTTCAGGCAGAGAGTGAAGTTGCTGCAATCAATATGGTTTACGGCGGAGCTTGTTGTGGTAAAAAAGTTATGACATCTTCGTCAAGCCCCGGCATCAGCTTAAAACAAGAGGGAATTTCGTATATAGCGGGAGCTGAACTTCCTTGTTTGGTTGTTAATGTTGTCAGAGGAGGACCTGGTTTGGGAACAATTCAACCCGCCCAATCTGATTACTTCCAGTCAACAAAAGGTGGCGGACACGGTGATTACCGGCTATTAGTATTAGCACCTGCTTCAGTTCAGGAAATGTTTGATTTTGTTAAAATAGGTTTTGACCTTGCTTTTAAATACAGAAAT from Bacteroidales bacterium encodes the following:
- a CDS encoding dihydrofolate reductase; the protein is MKKHIYPFLIVLITSFALFGFTGDPQKEQKNNQSGTEANYNYFTVDHFADLKVMRYTVPDFELLTLKQKELVYYLNQAALAGRDIIWDQNFKHNLCIRKTLEAIYEGYKGDRSTDNFNKFLTYFKRIEFSNGIHHHANSYKIMPEFSKEYFVELIKNSEGVTFPLQQNETIDDLIAKLTPIILDPSVARIKVCSDPQLDMVSNSSVNFYENITQKEVEDYYKATINPDETYPISYGLNSKLIKVNGRVVERVYKLGDMYSSAIEKIIYWLEKATEVAENADQKATLDVLIQFYKTGDLKIFDAYNVMWVKDTLSTVDVINGFIEVYNDPMSMKACFESVVSFRDISASKRAETFSRNAQWFEDHSPANPAYKKKNVKGVSAKVITVTALGGDCYPYTPIGINLPNSLWIRKLKGSKSVTMGNILYAYNQSQATDGMIEEFCYSPEEIELSKKYDAMNINIHTDMHECLGHASGQVKPGVTPDMLKNYSSSLEEARADLFGLYYFMDPKLIELGILQSEECAKAQYNFYIRRGLMTQLTRIELGKNIQNAHYRNRQLIAKWCYENGLKDNVISKIVKDGKTYFVINDYKKLQNLFGQLLAEIQRIISEGDYEAGKNLVETYAVKVDQQIHQEVINRWKKLNAAPYGGFVNPYFTPVYDAKGKITDVKVDYPEDFIKQMLFYSKNYSFLPTYN
- a CDS encoding 4Fe-4S dicluster domain-containing protein — encoded protein: MAKVKGKIVVDVEMCKGCELCINTCTDKCIAMSKKVNAKGYNYAEVVNDMCTGCTNCAVVCPDGVITVYRVKLQ
- the hisD gene encoding histidinol dehydrogenase; translated protein: MKIYKYPNKEILNKILQRPYFCDKSIEATVLKIISDVKNNGDKAVRKYTFQFDKTVIENAIIDITKVKSDELNISALLKKSIKTAISNVAKFHESQKIIYKKIETSKGISCWQKPVPIEKVGIYIPGGSAPLFSTVIMLGIPAKIAGCKEIVLCTPPDKSGNINPAILFTCKEIGIKKIYKAGGAQAIAAMAYGTETIPKVNKIFGPGNQYVTIAKQLVNAHGVAIDMPAGPSEVAVIADKSANPEFIVYDLLSQAEHGTDSQVLLISDDENIIKKVLSLLPECKEKLPRKELAKKSLENSSAVLVKNISEAIAISNEYAPEHLILSVANSEKSAEKIINAGSVFLGNYTPESAGDYASGTNHVLPTNGYAKSFGGVNLDSFIKKITFQSITPAGLKNIGNAIEIMAEAEGLKAHKEAVTIRLKKLKNV